A part of Silvimonas soli genomic DNA contains:
- a CDS encoding DUF885 domain-containing protein: MFVTPFSFANQPAWVVRSNELAQPVLQAQARYSPEQASANGQEEFDTAVADLGPHLYERRKADSDKLLLKLKAERTVETDPKVREDLDILIGAVKDDEQTQLLQRQNLLQFINVAQVVYYGLDAVLEPRNKPERQAKALVRLNRYAGLEPGYRPLADLARERTEDDLKRHGLTGPYIEDIKQQLENTDAMLKGIREDFTNAKVKGWEQPYAALEQQLHAYTEWARQAVLPRARNEARQPPAIYADELKQVGVPIGPDELIQRAGADYQEVLGQMNAVAGRIAAEQHLPSSDYRDVIRMLKKQQIAPADMLPHYESRLKQIEAIIRREHLVTLPAREAHIRLATEAESASVGSPFMNPPRLIGNTGEYGEFVITVTNPHAQSDAKMDDDTHQAASWTLTAHEARPGHELQFDSMVEKGTSIARAIFAENSANVEGWAVYCEAMIEPYMPLDGQLISLQSRLLRVARAFLDPMVNTGRITPARAKQMLIDDVLMSEPTAQSEIDRYAFSSPAQATAYYYGYTQLRSLLTQTQLALGKGFNLQAFNDFIVDQGLLPPTLLKLAIEQEFVPEQLALMAKGKVAGK; the protein is encoded by the coding sequence ATGTTTGTTACCCCGTTCAGTTTTGCCAACCAGCCCGCTTGGGTCGTGCGCAGTAACGAGCTGGCACAGCCCGTGTTGCAAGCCCAGGCGCGTTATTCGCCGGAGCAAGCATCGGCCAACGGTCAGGAAGAATTCGATACTGCGGTGGCCGATCTGGGGCCGCATCTGTACGAGCGGCGCAAGGCGGATTCCGACAAATTGCTGCTTAAACTCAAGGCCGAGCGGACGGTCGAAACCGACCCGAAAGTGCGCGAGGATCTGGATATCCTGATCGGTGCGGTCAAAGACGACGAGCAAACACAGCTGCTGCAGCGGCAGAATCTGTTGCAGTTCATTAATGTGGCACAGGTGGTTTACTACGGGCTGGATGCGGTGCTGGAACCGCGCAACAAGCCAGAACGCCAAGCCAAAGCGCTGGTCCGCCTCAATCGTTATGCCGGGCTGGAGCCGGGTTATCGTCCGCTGGCGGACCTGGCGCGCGAACGCACTGAGGATGATCTCAAACGGCATGGTCTGACCGGACCATATATTGAAGACATCAAGCAGCAACTGGAAAACACCGACGCGATGCTTAAAGGCATCCGCGAAGACTTCACCAACGCCAAGGTCAAGGGTTGGGAGCAACCCTACGCCGCGCTGGAACAACAATTGCACGCCTATACCGAGTGGGCCCGCCAGGCGGTGCTGCCACGTGCCCGTAATGAGGCGCGACAACCACCGGCCATCTACGCCGATGAACTCAAGCAGGTTGGGGTGCCGATTGGTCCGGATGAACTGATCCAGCGCGCCGGGGCGGATTACCAGGAAGTGCTGGGCCAGATGAACGCCGTAGCGGGGCGCATCGCCGCCGAACAGCATTTGCCTTCCAGTGATTACCGCGATGTGATCCGCATGCTCAAAAAGCAGCAGATTGCCCCGGCCGACATGTTGCCGCACTACGAAAGTCGTTTGAAACAGATTGAAGCCATCATCCGCCGTGAGCATCTGGTGACTTTGCCTGCACGCGAAGCACACATCCGGCTGGCGACCGAGGCTGAATCGGCCAGTGTCGGCTCGCCGTTCATGAACCCGCCCCGCTTGATTGGCAATACCGGCGAATACGGCGAATTTGTGATTACGGTAACCAACCCGCACGCTCAGTCCGACGCCAAAATGGATGACGACACCCATCAGGCCGCATCCTGGACGCTAACCGCTCACGAAGCCCGCCCCGGTCACGAATTGCAGTTTGATTCGATGGTGGAAAAAGGCACCTCCATCGCCCGCGCCATCTTTGCCGAAAACAGCGCCAACGTGGAAGGCTGGGCGGTGTATTGCGAAGCCATGATCGAACCCTACATGCCGCTGGATGGACAACTGATCTCGTTGCAGTCGCGCCTGTTGCGCGTGGCCCGCGCTTTCCTCGACCCTATGGTCAACACCGGTCGCATCACCCCCGCGCGCGCCAAGCAGATGTTGATAGATGACGTTTTGATGTCCGAACCCACTGCCCAATCGGAAATTGATCGCTACGCTTTTTCCAGCCCGGCACAGGCGACGGCTTATTACTACGGCTATACCCAACTGCGCAGCCTGCTGACGCAAACCCAACTGGCGTTGGGTAAGGGGTTTAATTTGCAGGCATTCAACGACTTTATTGTTGACCAGGGTTTGTTGCCGCCGACTTTGCTCAAGCTGGCGATTGAACAGGAGTTTGTGCCGGAGCAGTTGGCTTTGATGGCGAAGGGGAAGGTGGCGGGGAAGTGA
- a CDS encoding GNAT family N-acetyltransferase encodes MNAHDVIVYPTASSLQPFHSSQLRYRQASAGDATVLAQLIYAAGEAEFAYFLGADSQTCIAFLQEALEEPLGHFSWHHHQVATLADQPVAVMSIQDGRGSLLNGPYLAAQLTRHFGWRQTGAILRRGLVLQREIPSPARDQTLIAHCATVPEMRGLGVFSALFSHAMTCGQLPARKGQDIILDVLASNTQAFALYRRLGFVQMSTHPFVAAGVPEHLFAKRMRFRATPRSC; translated from the coding sequence ATGAATGCGCACGACGTCATCGTTTATCCCACAGCCAGCAGCTTGCAGCCGTTCCACTCCAGCCAGTTGCGCTACCGCCAGGCCTCGGCTGGCGATGCGACGGTATTGGCCCAATTGATCTACGCCGCTGGTGAAGCCGAGTTTGCCTATTTTCTGGGCGCTGATAGCCAGACGTGCATCGCATTTTTACAAGAAGCGCTGGAAGAACCGCTGGGCCATTTCTCCTGGCATCACCACCAGGTCGCCACGCTGGCGGACCAGCCAGTCGCGGTGATGAGTATTCAGGACGGGCGCGGCAGTTTGCTCAACGGCCCCTATCTGGCCGCGCAACTCACCCGCCATTTTGGCTGGCGGCAGACTGGCGCCATCCTGCGTCGTGGCCTGGTGCTGCAACGGGAAATCCCCTCACCCGCCCGCGACCAAACCTTGATCGCCCACTGCGCCACAGTGCCGGAAATGCGCGGGCTCGGCGTGTTCTCGGCGTTATTCAGCCACGCCATGACCTGCGGACAACTCCCGGCACGTAAAGGTCAGGACATCATTCTGGATGTACTGGCGAGCAATACCCAAGCGTTTGCGCTGTATCGCCGGCTGGGGTTTGTACAGATGTCCACGCATCCGTTTGTGGCAGCCGGTGTGCCGGAGCATTTGTTTGCCAAGCGGATGCGGTTTCGGGCTACGCCTCGGAGTTGTTGA
- a CDS encoding 4'-phosphopantetheinyl transferase family protein: MPAVTLFLLADDPSITDVALSALPWSDDAVARMSQIANVQRRRQFMLGRCLLAQAAGELSGVALTVNNILERAQASPIIDRQPDLAVSLSHTGPWLGLALAQNTRLGLDLELGRPRNVLALARHAYAATDLAWVEQASATEQAERFYLLWTLREAGFKGGLREHVYGEPAALPLLDDACAASGVVEPNLYWAVVAAHPINVTIRPLVLQL; encoded by the coding sequence ATGCCAGCGGTAACCCTCTTTCTTCTTGCTGATGATCCATCCATCACCGATGTCGCGCTGTCCGCCCTACCCTGGTCGGACGATGCCGTCGCACGGATGAGTCAGATCGCCAACGTCCAACGCCGGCGCCAGTTCATGCTGGGCCGCTGCTTGCTGGCTCAGGCCGCTGGCGAACTCAGTGGCGTCGCGCTGACAGTCAACAACATCCTGGAACGGGCGCAGGCGAGCCCGATAATCGACCGCCAACCCGATCTGGCAGTATCGCTATCGCACACCGGCCCATGGCTGGGGCTGGCATTGGCGCAAAACACCCGCCTCGGACTGGATCTGGAACTGGGCCGCCCGCGCAACGTACTGGCGCTGGCGCGGCATGCTTATGCGGCAACTGATCTGGCGTGGGTGGAACAGGCCAGCGCGACCGAACAAGCAGAACGCTTCTATCTCTTATGGACGCTGCGCGAGGCGGGTTTCAAGGGTGGTCTGCGTGAACATGTCTACGGTGAACCAGCCGCGCTGCCATTGCTGGACGACGCTTGTGCGGCGAGCGGGGTCGTTGAGCCGAATCTGTATTGGGCTGTGGTCGCGGCACACCCCATCAATGTGACCATTCGCCCGTTGGTGCTGCAGTTATGA
- a CDS encoding sigma 54-interacting transcriptional regulator, with translation MEKAHLLFVDDDADMLRLMALRLDAAGYRATTVASAEQALAQIAVECPQLVISDVRLPGQDGMALFEEIRQRHPGLPVILLTAHGTIPDAVEAMQRGVFCYLTKPFDAHVLLDKVAQALNLSSTGGGSPQQNDQNWRSGLISRSQIMEELLGEARLVAASDASVLIQGESGSGKEVLARALHRASPRGRGPFVAVNCGAIPEQLLESELFGHIKGAFTGALANHRGLFQTANGGTLLLDEIGDMPQPLQVKLLRVLQEKAVRPVGANEAVAVDVRIISATHRDLDAAIAQGQFREDLYYRLNVVSLTLPPLSARREDIPLLATHFLGQVAARYSKAVSGYAPDAMEALVCAAWPGNVRQLYNVVEQVCALATASIIPLTLVQRALRLPAQGILNYNDAKIRFERDYLTQLLKVADGNVTDAARIAGRNRTEFYRLLQKHGLNPGLFRQSGEGVA, from the coding sequence ATGGAAAAAGCCCACCTGCTGTTTGTTGACGACGACGCAGACATGTTGCGGCTGATGGCACTGCGGCTGGATGCCGCAGGTTATCGCGCCACCACAGTGGCCTCGGCCGAGCAGGCTTTGGCGCAAATCGCCGTGGAATGTCCGCAACTGGTGATCAGTGACGTACGTTTGCCTGGCCAGGATGGCATGGCGCTGTTTGAAGAAATTCGCCAACGCCACCCTGGCTTGCCGGTCATCCTGCTAACCGCACACGGCACGATCCCCGATGCGGTCGAGGCCATGCAGCGCGGCGTGTTCTGCTATCTGACCAAACCGTTCGACGCCCACGTGCTGCTGGATAAAGTGGCGCAAGCGTTGAATCTGAGTTCAACGGGCGGTGGCTCGCCACAGCAAAACGACCAGAACTGGCGCAGTGGTTTAATCAGCCGCAGCCAGATCATGGAAGAGTTGCTGGGCGAAGCGCGGCTGGTGGCCGCCAGCGATGCCAGCGTGCTGATCCAGGGTGAAAGCGGCAGCGGCAAAGAGGTGCTGGCTCGCGCGCTGCATCGTGCCAGCCCACGCGGACGCGGCCCGTTTGTGGCAGTCAACTGCGGCGCCATCCCGGAACAACTGCTGGAGTCCGAACTGTTTGGCCATATCAAAGGGGCCTTTACCGGCGCGCTGGCCAACCATCGCGGGTTGTTCCAGACCGCCAATGGCGGCACCCTGCTGCTGGATGAAATTGGCGATATGCCGCAGCCCTTGCAGGTCAAGCTGCTGCGCGTGTTGCAGGAAAAAGCCGTGCGGCCGGTGGGCGCCAATGAAGCGGTGGCAGTGGACGTGCGCATTATTTCCGCCACTCACCGCGATCTGGATGCCGCCATCGCCCAGGGCCAGTTTCGCGAGGATTTGTACTACCGGCTCAATGTGGTGTCGCTGACCCTGCCGCCGCTGTCGGCGCGGCGCGAAGATATCCCGCTACTGGCCACGCATTTTCTGGGCCAGGTGGCAGCGCGCTACAGCAAGGCCGTTTCTGGCTACGCGCCCGACGCCATGGAGGCGCTGGTTTGCGCCGCTTGGCCGGGCAATGTGCGCCAGTTATACAACGTGGTGGAACAAGTGTGTGCACTCGCCACGGCGTCGATCATCCCGCTCACGCTGGTCCAGCGGGCCTTGCGGCTACCGGCGCAGGGCATTCTGAATTACAACGATGCCAAAATCCGCTTTGAGCGGGACTATCTCACTCAACTCTTGAAAGTGGCGGATGGCAACGTTACCGACGCCGCCCGCATCGCCGGGCGTAACCGCACCGAGTTCTATCGACTGCTGCAAAAACACGGGCTGAATCCGGGATTATTTCGCCAGTCCGGCGAGGGTGTCGCCTGA
- a CDS encoding ATP-binding protein: protein MLKFFPQSLGFWSATLFLITVLLLGGTSVNALWMMEHLGQQSRSTSQSAATLTEQAQRLQERSLAMERSARQFLILNDPSFRDRYMDAWKDAQTALRAIKVASGSQAPVFNEWLETAETAGSVLARSFDEAQLQQHYLFAQLEHLRELNDEIVQDTRNGIASRNDSFLQELDRQRTLLLWQLITVGAIALLLIIAWNLGFARPLRRVAAAIHQLGENRLADPVVIGGPGDLRQLGVQLDWLRRRLLSSDEEKTRVLQHVSHELKTPLAALREGVALLDEGIIGPLEPRQREITGILQQNVLTLQTRIEDLLRYQTIAWQARRLTRASTDVRTVIESAVENQKLQWQARNLQVTVTGPNAVITADAEKLGMVVGNLLSNAIRFSPENGTVALSCMQADGTTLIECADEGPGVPIAEIPRIFDPFYRGGGQPPSATPGHGIGLSIVRELVEAHGGAVELLATGPGARFRITLPDDHH from the coding sequence ATGTTGAAGTTCTTCCCGCAATCGTTGGGATTCTGGTCGGCAACGCTGTTCCTGATTACCGTGCTGCTGCTGGGCGGCACCTCGGTGAACGCTCTGTGGATGATGGAACATCTGGGCCAGCAAAGCCGCAGCACCTCGCAAAGTGCGGCCACGCTGACCGAGCAGGCGCAGCGATTGCAAGAGCGCTCGCTGGCCATGGAACGCAGTGCGCGCCAGTTCCTGATCCTGAATGACCCGTCATTTCGCGACCGTTATATGGATGCCTGGAAAGACGCACAAACTGCGCTCCGTGCCATCAAGGTGGCTTCCGGCTCGCAGGCGCCAGTGTTTAACGAGTGGCTGGAAACCGCAGAAACTGCGGGGTCCGTGCTGGCCCGCTCTTTCGACGAAGCCCAACTGCAGCAGCACTATCTGTTTGCGCAGCTGGAGCATCTGCGCGAACTCAATGACGAGATCGTGCAGGACACGCGCAATGGCATCGCCAGTCGTAACGACTCATTCTTGCAGGAACTGGACCGCCAGCGCACCTTGCTGCTGTGGCAACTGATCACCGTAGGCGCCATCGCATTGCTGCTGATCATTGCGTGGAATCTCGGCTTTGCCCGACCACTGCGCCGGGTGGCGGCCGCCATTCATCAGCTGGGCGAGAACCGGCTGGCCGATCCGGTAGTCATTGGCGGGCCGGGCGATTTACGGCAACTGGGCGTGCAACTGGACTGGTTGCGGCGGCGCTTGTTATCTTCAGATGAAGAAAAAACCCGCGTGCTGCAGCATGTTTCGCACGAACTCAAAACGCCGCTCGCTGCATTACGCGAAGGTGTCGCCTTGCTGGACGAGGGTATCATCGGCCCGCTGGAACCACGCCAGCGCGAGATCACCGGCATCCTGCAGCAGAACGTATTAACGCTGCAGACCCGCATTGAAGATTTGCTGCGTTACCAGACCATTGCCTGGCAGGCGCGCCGACTTACTCGTGCCAGTACCGATGTGCGCACGGTGATTGAATCCGCCGTAGAAAACCAGAAACTGCAGTGGCAAGCACGCAATCTGCAAGTCACGGTGACTGGCCCCAATGCGGTGATTACGGCCGATGCAGAAAAACTGGGTATGGTGGTCGGTAACTTGTTATCCAACGCCATCCGCTTCAGCCCGGAAAACGGCACGGTGGCTCTGTCTTGCATGCAGGCTGATGGCACCACGCTGATTGAATGCGCCGACGAAGGGCCTGGCGTGCCCATTGCAGAAATACCCCGGATTTTCGACCCGTTTTATCGCGGCGGCGGGCAGCCGCCATCGGCCACTCCTGGTCACGGCATTGGTTTATCCATTGTGCGTGAGCTGGTAGAGGCCCATGGCGGCGCGGTTGAATTACTCGCAACCGGCCCCGGCGCCCGTTTCAGGATTACGTTGCCCGATGATCATCATTAA
- a CDS encoding cation:proton antiporter, with protein MLDLDFLPSFPFEFNVVALFGILLVVAYIGGGAVQRLKFLPRITGFTLVGILLGQSGLGLIDSATLLKLRPLLDIALGVVLFEFGQRLDFKWWRQDRWLAVSCVTESVLGFALAFGTLLYLGLSPLVSGMAAAIGISTSPAVFWMIARDEHAEGQVTDRAMNLIAANGVIAFITVAMLLVMLHLDQGASLKLAILHPLWLVAGSILLGFLMARSTLFLVGLTSKTGDGQLAILIGMVLAAVGFASVLRFSVLITLLVLGVFIKNMDRDRRVAAVDIGRYGYLFLAVLFVIAGASLSWPALMAGGWAALAFTVARFAGKFLGTMLISPFSGLGLRKSAWLGLVLLPVSGTALVLAEDMARLYPEFGMTLRGIVLGSVALLELVGPVVTLLALRLARETR; from the coding sequence ATGCTTGATCTGGATTTTCTGCCATCCTTTCCCTTTGAATTCAATGTAGTCGCTCTTTTCGGCATTTTGCTGGTCGTCGCATATATTGGCGGCGGCGCAGTTCAGCGGCTGAAGTTCTTGCCGCGCATTACCGGGTTCACCCTGGTGGGTATATTGCTGGGCCAAAGTGGCCTGGGTTTGATCGACAGCGCCACGCTGCTCAAGTTGCGGCCCTTGCTCGATATTGCGCTGGGCGTGGTGCTGTTTGAGTTCGGTCAGCGGCTGGACTTCAAATGGTGGCGGCAAGATCGCTGGCTTGCAGTCAGCTGCGTCACCGAAAGTGTGCTTGGCTTTGCGCTCGCTTTCGGCACTCTGTTGTATCTGGGCTTGTCGCCGCTGGTTTCGGGCATGGCGGCGGCGATCGGAATTTCTACCTCGCCCGCGGTGTTCTGGATGATTGCTCGCGATGAACATGCCGAAGGCCAGGTGACTGATCGAGCCATGAACCTGATCGCCGCCAATGGCGTGATCGCGTTCATCACCGTGGCCATGTTGCTGGTCATGCTGCATCTGGATCAAGGCGCGTCGCTCAAGCTGGCGATCCTGCACCCGTTGTGGCTGGTAGCCGGGTCCATTTTGCTGGGCTTTCTGATGGCGCGCAGCACCTTGTTTCTGGTGGGACTAACCAGCAAAACCGGCGATGGCCAGTTGGCGATTTTGATCGGCATGGTGTTGGCGGCCGTGGGTTTTGCCTCAGTTTTGCGTTTTTCTGTGTTGATTACCTTGCTGGTGCTGGGTGTGTTTATCAAGAACATGGACCGCGATCGCCGCGTCGCTGCCGTGGATATTGGCCGTTACGGCTATCTGTTCCTGGCTGTGCTGTTTGTGATTGCCGGCGCCAGTTTGTCCTGGCCCGCGTTAATGGCCGGTGGCTGGGCGGCTTTGGCTTTCACCGTGGCGCGCTTTGCTGGCAAATTTCTTGGCACCATGTTGATTAGCCCGTTCAGTGGCCTCGGGCTGCGTAAATCTGCCTGGTTGGGACTGGTGCTGTTACCGGTATCGGGCACAGCGCTGGTGCTGGCCGAAGATATGGCCCGGCTGTATCCGGAATTCGGCATGACCTTGCGCGGCATTGTGCTGGGATCAGTGGCGCTGCTGGAGCTGGTTGGTCCGGTAGTCACACTCCTGGCATTGCGGCTGGCACGCGAAACCCGTTGA
- a CDS encoding YbdK family carboxylate-amine ligase: MDEMDFQSSPQLSMGVELELQVLNTRDYNLTRGAPDLLRLLARTPYKDTVKPEIAESMIEINSSIHTRHDELVQELRGIRDEIARQCGKLNLTVAGGGTHAFHQWSEQRIFDMPRFHQLSELYGYLAKQFVVFGQHVHLGCPNGDDAVYLLHMLSRHIPQFIVLSGASPFSQGEDTAFHTSRLNAINAFPLSGHMPFVQSWAEFTAFFERMKSFGVIGSMKDFYWDIRPKPGYGTVELRICDTPLTVEKAAALAAFAQCLARYYLTERPQQPSPDVYELYAYNRFQACRFGAQGNFINPYTGVHSELGADIAQTLAQMRPQAERLQCQPALLALQAEVQGGQADSQWLREVLQREQAMSDVVRLQAERWMQPQPG; encoded by the coding sequence ATGGATGAAATGGATTTCCAGAGTTCCCCGCAGTTATCCATGGGCGTGGAACTGGAGTTGCAAGTGCTTAACACCCGCGACTACAACCTGACCCGCGGCGCGCCGGATTTGCTGCGTTTGCTGGCCAGAACGCCTTACAAGGACACCGTCAAACCCGAAATTGCCGAGAGCATGATCGAGATTAATTCCTCGATCCACACCCGCCACGACGAGCTGGTACAAGAACTGCGCGGCATCCGCGACGAGATCGCCCGCCAGTGCGGCAAGCTCAATTTGACGGTGGCTGGCGGCGGTACGCACGCGTTTCACCAGTGGAGCGAGCAGCGCATCTTTGATATGCCACGGTTTCATCAGTTGTCCGAGTTGTACGGCTATCTGGCCAAGCAGTTTGTGGTGTTCGGCCAGCATGTGCATCTAGGTTGCCCCAATGGCGACGACGCGGTCTATCTGCTGCATATGTTGTCGCGGCATATCCCGCAATTCATTGTGTTGTCCGGCGCATCGCCGTTCTCGCAAGGCGAAGACACCGCGTTTCATACCTCGCGGCTGAACGCCATCAACGCTTTTCCGTTATCCGGGCATATGCCGTTTGTGCAAAGCTGGGCTGAATTCACGGCGTTTTTTGAGCGCATGAAAAGCTTTGGCGTGATTGGCAGCATGAAAGACTTTTACTGGGATATCCGCCCCAAACCGGGCTACGGCACGGTGGAACTACGCATTTGCGACACCCCGCTTACCGTGGAAAAAGCCGCAGCGTTGGCGGCCTTTGCGCAATGTCTGGCTCGTTATTATCTGACGGAGCGACCGCAGCAACCCTCGCCCGACGTCTACGAGCTATACGCCTACAACCGCTTTCAGGCCTGCCGCTTTGGCGCGCAGGGGAACTTCATTAACCCGTATACCGGCGTGCACAGCGAACTTGGTGCCGATATCGCCCAGACGCTGGCGCAAATGCGGCCCCAGGCGGAACGATTGCAGTGCCAACCCGCATTGCTGGCGCTGCAGGCGGAAGTACAAGGTGGTCAGGCTGACAGTCAGTGGTTGCGTGAGGTACTGCAACGTGAGCAGGCGATGAGCGACGTGGTGCGTCTGCAGGCCGAACGCTGGATGCAGCCGCAACCGGGTTGA
- a CDS encoding porin, giving the protein MKTVQITLALAAMSLTGAAMADVTLYGIITGDVDTGNNGKQGTSVIYQDVGTRIGFKGTDKWDGGAKTIWEVESGALTGSSGQWGSREAWIGVQDDTWGTLRSGRGKSRYDLIVEEFDTFESNVTMASTFDDATYVTRNTGAVMYTSPSLGGLTLDGEYNFVSGGNHDYTAIGAAHFKQSAFQLYGAYILQSHKVRTGLADVTDFTGTTSADGDLQAYMLGGQWYPTDSAFVGLLYQHATQDTTDPRGAFKRDSTMLMAQYNVGVWTPRAGWVHQFEGKFDNGGKIKTADQFEIGTDYNLSKHSILYAEAAYINNNDQNGFVTTSGTTGWTPTQPGNGKVLSIGLLAFF; this is encoded by the coding sequence ATGAAAACAGTGCAGATCACCCTTGCGCTCGCGGCGATGAGCCTGACCGGCGCAGCCATGGCCGACGTTACGCTCTACGGCATCATCACGGGCGACGTGGATACGGGTAATAACGGCAAGCAAGGCACCAGCGTCATTTACCAGGATGTGGGTACGCGGATTGGTTTCAAGGGCACCGATAAATGGGATGGCGGCGCCAAAACCATCTGGGAAGTGGAAAGCGGAGCGCTCACCGGCAGTAGCGGTCAGTGGGGTAGCCGGGAAGCATGGATCGGGGTGCAGGATGACACTTGGGGCACCTTGCGTTCCGGGCGCGGCAAGAGCCGTTACGATCTGATCGTGGAAGAGTTCGATACTTTTGAATCCAACGTCACCATGGCCAGTACATTCGATGACGCCACGTATGTCACTCGCAATACCGGTGCGGTGATGTACACCAGCCCGTCGCTGGGCGGGCTGACGCTGGATGGCGAATACAACTTTGTCAGCGGCGGCAATCACGATTACACAGCCATTGGCGCCGCGCACTTCAAACAGTCTGCGTTTCAACTGTACGGCGCGTATATCTTGCAAAGCCACAAGGTTCGCACCGGTCTGGCGGACGTGACCGACTTTACCGGGACAACGTCGGCTGATGGCGATTTGCAGGCGTATATGCTGGGCGGCCAGTGGTACCCCACGGATAGCGCCTTTGTGGGCTTGCTCTACCAGCATGCGACGCAAGACACCACCGATCCGCGCGGCGCTTTCAAACGCGATTCAACCATGTTGATGGCCCAATACAACGTAGGCGTGTGGACGCCTCGGGCCGGTTGGGTGCATCAGTTTGAAGGCAAATTTGATAATGGCGGCAAGATCAAAACGGCGGATCAGTTCGAGATCGGCACTGACTACAACCTGAGCAAACACTCGATCCTGTACGCGGAAGCGGCGTACATCAACAACAACGATCAGAACGGTTTTGTCACCACCTCCGGCACCACCGGCTGGACGCCAACGCAGCCGGGTAACGGCAAGGTGCTGTCGATCGGCTTGCTGGCGTTCTTCTGA
- the dinB gene encoding DNA polymerase IV, translated as MQRKIIHIDCDCFYASVEMRDNPALRDVPLAIGGAADKRGVVSTCNYPARKFGIHSAMPTATAMKRCPDLILLPPHFDKYREASRAVQRIFADYTDRIEPLSLDEAYLDVTGSTHCKGSATLIAQEIRQRIEAEVGITASAGIAANKLLAKIASDWNKPNGQFVVRPDQVDEFIQPLPVAKLWGVGKVTAARINKMGAMTCADLQTWPLEKLVAAFGKFGGSLYKQCRGLDERPVQRDGRRKSLSVEYTYNQDLPDLAACMAKLPALIEDFTERFARLRDGEPPHKTFVKIKYHDFTQTTMECICSEPRAEIFEQLLTQAWPRGHKAVRLLGVGVRFADTPLAGPVNLTLL; from the coding sequence ATGCAGCGCAAGATCATTCACATCGATTGCGATTGTTTTTACGCATCTGTCGAAATGCGCGACAACCCGGCGCTGCGCGACGTGCCGTTGGCAATTGGCGGCGCGGCGGACAAGCGCGGGGTGGTGTCGACCTGCAATTACCCGGCGCGCAAATTTGGCATTCATTCGGCCATGCCTACCGCCACGGCCATGAAGCGTTGCCCCGATCTGATTCTGCTGCCGCCGCATTTTGACAAGTACCGCGAGGCATCACGGGCGGTGCAGCGCATCTTTGCCGATTACACCGACCGCATTGAGCCGCTGTCGCTGGATGAGGCGTATCTGGATGTCACCGGCTCCACGCACTGCAAAGGCAGCGCCACGCTGATTGCGCAGGAAATCCGCCAGCGCATTGAGGCCGAAGTGGGGATTACCGCCAGCGCGGGCATCGCCGCCAACAAGTTATTGGCCAAGATTGCCAGCGACTGGAACAAACCCAACGGCCAGTTTGTGGTGCGTCCGGATCAGGTGGATGAGTTTATCCAGCCCTTGCCGGTGGCCAAGTTGTGGGGCGTGGGCAAGGTCACGGCAGCGCGGATCAACAAAATGGGCGCGATGACCTGTGCTGATCTGCAGACCTGGCCGCTGGAAAAACTGGTGGCAGCGTTCGGCAAATTTGGCGGGTCATTATATAAACAGTGCCGGGGGCTGGATGAGCGCCCGGTACAACGCGATGGCCGTCGCAAGTCTTTATCGGTGGAATACACCTACAACCAGGATTTGCCTGATCTGGCAGCCTGCATGGCCAAATTGCCCGCGCTGATAGAGGACTTCACTGAGCGCTTTGCCCGGCTGCGCGACGGCGAACCGCCGCACAAGACCTTCGTGAAAATCAAATATCACGACTTCACCCAGACCACGATGGAATGCATCTGCAGCGAACCCCGGGCGGAGATTTTTGAGCAGCTGTTAACCCAGGCGTGGCCACGCGGGCATAAAGCGGTCCGCTTGCTGGGTGTCGGGGTGCGCTTTGCCGATACGCCGTTGGCGGGGCCGGTCAATCTGACTTTGCTCTGA